In one Deltaproteobacteria bacterium genomic region, the following are encoded:
- a CDS encoding Tim44 domain-containing protein produces the protein MFSSRWAKNGLMFFSLFFLCLYVLEIDAFARVGGGRSMGSMGSRSFSAPRPSSPSPSQQLSPTPSSPLNQPFQQPQSGGFLRSMAGGLVGGMIGGMLFRGMGFAGGGGIGGGGIGLFEIILIGLLLYGVWWYIKKKRLEAAGPGSPNYYQEASPQQPLYGSSSYAPAYEQQSASSDLGAGLGYLRQMDSSFDDQRFKDQCLDNFFKIQGAFANRDMSVIRTQFTDEMFGILQRDASDLKQLRRINRLENIAVRTVDITEVWQEAGKDFITVRYYANLLDYTVDEDSGQVVSGSKTEPVKFEEYWTFTRPVGNNPWQLSAINQVS, from the coding sequence ATGTTTTCAAGCAGATGGGCAAAAAATGGACTGATGTTTTTCAGTCTGTTCTTTTTGTGTTTGTATGTCCTGGAGATTGACGCCTTTGCCCGGGTGGGCGGTGGCAGGTCTATGGGGAGCATGGGTTCGCGATCGTTCTCGGCGCCGCGACCATCTTCGCCAAGCCCGTCACAGCAGCTCAGCCCCACACCGTCAAGTCCCTTGAACCAGCCCTTCCAGCAGCCCCAGAGCGGCGGCTTCCTGAGAAGCATGGCCGGTGGTCTGGTTGGCGGGATGATCGGCGGAATGCTATTCCGGGGCATGGGATTTGCTGGCGGTGGTGGTATCGGCGGTGGCGGCATTGGCCTGTTCGAGATCATTTTGATCGGTTTGCTTCTTTACGGAGTCTGGTGGTATATAAAAAAGAAGCGGCTGGAAGCGGCGGGGCCGGGCAGTCCAAACTATTACCAGGAGGCATCGCCTCAACAGCCGCTCTACGGCTCCTCATCCTACGCTCCCGCCTATGAACAGCAGTCGGCGTCAAGCGACCTGGGTGCCGGACTGGGCTACCTGAGGCAAATGGATTCCTCTTTTGATGATCAGCGCTTTAAGGATCAGTGCCTGGACAACTTCTTCAAGATACAGGGGGCATTTGCGAATCGCGATATGTCGGTGATCCGCACTCAGTTCACCGATGAGATGTTCGGCATCCTACAGAGGGACGCCAGCGATCTGAAACAGCTAAGACGGATCAACCGTCTCGAGAATATTGCCGTCAGAACCGTGGATATCACGGAAGTATGGCAGGAGGCCGGCAAGGATTTCATTACGGTCCGTTATTACGCCAACTTGCTGGATTATACAGTGGATGAGGATTCCGGCCAGGTGGTGTCGGGCAGCAAGACCGAACCGGTCAAATTTGAGGAATACTGGACTTTCACCCGTCCCGTGGGAAATAATCCCTGGCAGCTTTCGGCTATCAACCAGGTATCATAG
- a CDS encoding DUF3047 domain-containing protein: protein MGRKGLLSACLLIFLLMYPLAAPAEINESVIAVGFATGDAPKGVPAGWELDRRAGWATLHLERNGEGYCLKMVSDQSSFGIKRAVKLNIREYPYLNWTWKAGKLPPGGDVRKSETDDQAAQIYLAFPATGFPAKLNTPVLGYIWDNETPKEWTGRSPQLGGGKMRYVVLRNKSDKLGHWYAEKRNIYHDYQKLFRDIQSGEPAGPIQGISLYINSQHTKSAAECYIGDIFFSRQ from the coding sequence GTGGGACGTAAGGGGCTGCTATCAGCTTGTTTGCTGATTTTCCTGTTGATGTATCCATTGGCAGCACCGGCGGAGATCAATGAGTCCGTTATTGCCGTGGGCTTTGCTACCGGCGATGCCCCAAAAGGTGTGCCGGCCGGTTGGGAGCTGGACAGGAGGGCAGGCTGGGCCACCCTGCACCTGGAAAGGAATGGCGAAGGCTATTGCCTGAAGATGGTCAGCGATCAATCCTCCTTCGGGATAAAAAGGGCTGTGAAACTCAACATCAGAGAGTATCCTTATCTGAACTGGACATGGAAGGCGGGTAAACTCCCCCCGGGCGGAGACGTCCGGAAATCGGAAACGGATGACCAGGCGGCTCAAATCTACCTGGCCTTTCCTGCCACCGGCTTTCCGGCGAAATTGAACACACCGGTGCTCGGCTATATCTGGGATAACGAAACTCCCAAAGAGTGGACCGGTCGCTCTCCGCAATTAGGCGGGGGTAAAATGAGATACGTAGTGTTGAGGAACAAAAGCGACAAACTTGGTCACTGGTATGCCGAGAAACGCAATATTTACCATGATTATCAAAAATTGTTTCGAGATATCCAGAGCGGCGAGCCGGCCGGGCCGATACAGGGGATTTCCCTCTATATCAACTCGCAGCATACTAAAAGCGCCGCGGAATGTTATATCGGCGACATCTTTTTCAGTCGTCAATGA
- the pyrE gene encoding orotate phosphoribosyltransferase has protein sequence MMNLTLPEMKNRLAEIIMTKSFQYRDNPPFTLASGRTSNYYFNCKPTTLDPEGMNLIGMIIFAMLADADVSAAGGLTLGADPIANALSLISYQRGKPIKSFIIRKDVKGHGTKSAVEGDVRPGEKVAIIDDVITTGGSTLTAIERAREAGLIIERVVTLVDREEGGRENILRQVARVDAVFTRSDIMSLYEEKRGT, from the coding sequence ATGATGAATTTGACATTGCCGGAAATGAAAAACAGGCTGGCGGAAATTATTATGACCAAGTCCTTCCAGTACCGGGACAACCCGCCCTTTACGCTGGCTTCGGGACGCACCAGCAATTACTACTTCAATTGCAAGCCTACCACCCTGGATCCGGAAGGTATGAATCTGATCGGCATGATTATCTTTGCCATGCTGGCCGATGCCGATGTTTCCGCCGCCGGAGGCCTGACCCTGGGCGCCGACCCCATCGCCAACGCCCTGTCCCTGATTTCGTATCAGCGCGGCAAACCTATAAAATCATTTATCATCAGGAAAGATGTCAAGGGGCACGGAACGAAGAGCGCCGTCGAGGGGGATGTGCGGCCGGGTGAAAAGGTGGCGATCATTGACGATGTCATCACCACAGGCGGCTCCACCCTGACGGCCATCGAGCGCGCCCGTGAAGCGGGATTGATCATCGAGCGCGTTGTTACCCTGGTTGACCGGGAAGAGGGGGGGCGAGAAAATATCCTCCGCCAGGTCGCCCGCGTTGACGCTGTTTTTACGAGAAGTGACATCATGTCTCTCTATGAGGAAAAACGTGGGACGTAA
- a CDS encoding homocysteine S-methyltransferase family protein, translating to MNAKNRIRKLIKSQVVILDGAIGTELQKGGMPTGICPETWCLENSRVLTDIYRVYDQAGADIVYTSTFGANRCKLAHYGVHDVRTVNRDLARLAKNAGGKNALVAGDIGPTGRFVAPFGDLAFEEAVEIFKEQVAGLLAGGVDLFVIETMIDIQEARAALLAVKETCDYFTIVTMTYEKDGRTLNGTDPVTALITLQSLGADAVGCNCSSGPETMLALVAAMKPYATVPLVAKPNAGMPHLEGNRTVFDMDDKAFAAFGQRFAEAGVNMLGGCCGTTPAHIRSLKQSVADSVPIGPRRKSLSAVSSARSYRLFTGDQPLQIVGERLNPTGKKALQQELREGKMTLVRQMAREQEELGAALLDVNVGVPGLDEVKAIRDILDLLAVTTSIPLVVDSSRAETIEAALRRYPGRALINSISGEKVKMVRLLPLAAKYGAMFIMLPLTEGEIPATVERRREVIKDIFRAARKFGFTKDDVIVDGLVMTVASDAQAAIETLKTIAWCTERFQCRTLLGVSNVSFGMPERQWVNAAFLAMAQALGLTLAIANPGSAETMNIKMAGDLLLKKDRDAASYIARFSRSAAATTQRTDQQAPPPDASPAARVARAIREGDREDVAARVEEALLAGVAAKSLVDESMIPAIVRVGDLYDQKVYFLPQLIASAEAMKLALAIVEPLLGVGSTAVGQKGTVILATVMGDIHDIGKNIVALMLRNHGYQIVDLGKNVPTEDVIAAMKKHQPQAVGLSALMTTTMVNMQAVIERAAREGLQCPFMVGGAVVTRDYASSLGAAYAKDGVEAVRVLEGLIKNRAKTGGAK from the coding sequence GTGAACGCTAAAAACAGAATCAGGAAGCTCATCAAAAGCCAAGTCGTGATCCTCGACGGGGCTATCGGCACGGAGCTGCAGAAAGGCGGGATGCCAACCGGAATCTGCCCGGAGACGTGGTGCCTGGAAAATTCGCGAGTTCTGACGGATATTTACCGGGTCTATGACCAGGCAGGCGCCGATATTGTCTATACCTCCACCTTTGGGGCAAACCGCTGCAAATTAGCCCATTACGGCGTTCATGACGTCCGGACGGTAAATCGCGACTTGGCCCGGCTGGCCAAAAACGCGGGCGGGAAAAACGCTCTGGTGGCCGGCGATATTGGTCCCACGGGCCGCTTTGTGGCGCCTTTCGGCGATCTGGCCTTTGAGGAAGCCGTGGAGATTTTCAAGGAGCAGGTTGCGGGGCTGCTTGCGGGCGGCGTTGATCTGTTTGTCATCGAAACCATGATTGATATTCAGGAGGCCCGGGCGGCCCTGCTGGCCGTCAAGGAGACCTGCGATTATTTTACCATCGTCACCATGACCTACGAAAAGGATGGCCGCACGTTAAACGGCACCGACCCGGTCACCGCCTTGATCACCCTGCAAAGCCTCGGGGCAGATGCCGTAGGCTGCAATTGTTCTTCCGGGCCCGAGACGATGCTTGCGCTGGTGGCCGCGATGAAACCTTACGCCACCGTTCCGCTGGTGGCCAAACCGAATGCCGGCATGCCTCACCTGGAAGGCAACCGGACGGTATTCGATATGGATGACAAGGCCTTTGCCGCCTTTGGCCAAAGGTTTGCCGAGGCGGGCGTAAATATGCTGGGCGGCTGTTGCGGCACTACGCCGGCGCACATCCGGAGTCTCAAGCAGAGCGTAGCCGACAGCGTTCCCATCGGCCCCCGCCGGAAATCGCTCAGCGCCGTCAGCTCTGCCCGCAGTTACCGGCTCTTTACGGGTGATCAACCATTGCAGATTGTGGGCGAGCGGTTGAATCCGACGGGCAAGAAAGCCCTGCAGCAGGAGCTGCGGGAAGGGAAGATGACGCTGGTGCGGCAGATGGCCCGGGAACAGGAGGAGCTGGGGGCCGCGCTTTTGGACGTGAATGTCGGCGTCCCGGGTCTTGATGAAGTCAAGGCCATCCGGGATATCCTGGATCTGCTTGCCGTGACGACGAGCATCCCCTTGGTGGTGGATTCTTCGCGAGCGGAAACCATTGAAGCTGCCCTCCGCCGCTATCCGGGCCGGGCGCTGATCAATTCCATTTCGGGAGAAAAGGTAAAGATGGTCCGGCTCCTGCCGCTCGCCGCCAAATACGGCGCCATGTTCATCATGCTGCCGCTCACGGAGGGGGAAATTCCCGCCACGGTAGAAAGACGCAGGGAGGTCATTAAGGACATCTTCCGGGCGGCCCGGAAGTTCGGCTTCACCAAGGATGACGTCATTGTGGATGGCCTGGTCATGACCGTGGCCTCGGACGCCCAAGCGGCCATAGAAACGTTAAAGACGATTGCCTGGTGCACGGAGCGGTTCCAATGCCGCACCCTGCTCGGCGTTTCCAATGTCTCTTTCGGCATGCCCGAGCGGCAATGGGTTAATGCCGCGTTTCTGGCCATGGCGCAGGCGTTGGGGCTCACGCTGGCAATTGCCAATCCCGGCAGCGCCGAGACCATGAATATCAAAATGGCAGGGGATCTGCTGCTGAAAAAAGACCGGGATGCGGCCTCCTATATCGCGCGTTTTTCGCGGTCGGCAGCGGCGACGACACAACGGACTGATCAACAGGCACCGCCGCCCGATGCTTCACCGGCGGCCCGGGTTGCCCGGGCGATCCGGGAAGGAGACCGGGAAGATGTCGCCGCCCGGGTGGAAGAGGCTTTGCTGGCTGGTGTGGCGGCCAAAAGTCTGGTAGATGAGTCCATGATCCCCGCCATTGTCCGGGTAGGGGATCTCTACGATCAGAAAGTCTATTTTCTGCCGCAACTCATTGCCAGCGCCGAGGCGATGAAGCTGGCCCTGGCAATCGTGGAGCCTCTCCTCGGTGTCGGAAGCACCGCCGTCGGGCAGAAAGGGACGGTCATCCTCGCGACCGTCATGGGGGACATCCATGATATCGGCAAGAATATCGTGGCGTTGATGTTGAGGAATCACGGCTATCAGATCGTTGATCTGGGCAAGAATGTGCCAACGGAAGACGTTATTGCGGCGATGAAAAAACATCAACCCCAGGCCGTGGGATTATCCGCCCTCATGACGACTACCATGGTCAACATGCAAGCGGTCATTGAACGCGCGGCACGGGAAGGGCTCCAATGTCCTTTCATGGTGGGGGGTGCCGTCGTCACGAGAGACTATGCCTCTTCCTTAGGCGCGGCCTATGCGAAGGACGGCGTGGAGGCGGTGCGGGTGCTGGAAGGATTGATTAAGAACCGGGCAAAAACGGGGGGTGCGAAATGA
- a CDS encoding methionine synthase, producing the protein MIEAPRKRIYRRLGYRPGVTSLPTGQEAEVERYIEDALTLINLRGVGRRLALRGLQDARVMLEEQAGEDVFHSRQLAAFLQECGEVVLMGATAGGEVMAAIAADVTGSQVTRGVVIDAVASEMVDASLDWIMTYFGRELRRENKALKPRRYSAGYGDFGLENQATMFRLLDLSRLGVQITASFLLIPEKSVTAIAGVISS; encoded by the coding sequence ATGATTGAAGCGCCGCGCAAGCGGATTTACCGGCGTCTGGGCTACCGGCCGGGCGTCACCAGTCTGCCGACCGGTCAGGAGGCGGAAGTGGAACGGTATATCGAGGACGCTCTTACTTTGATCAATCTGCGGGGGGTGGGACGCCGCCTCGCCCTGCGGGGGCTGCAAGATGCGCGAGTCATGCTGGAAGAACAGGCCGGGGAGGATGTTTTCCACAGCCGCCAGTTGGCCGCCTTTCTTCAGGAGTGCGGTGAAGTGGTTCTCATGGGCGCCACCGCGGGCGGTGAGGTAATGGCCGCCATCGCTGCGGATGTCACGGGGAGTCAGGTGACACGTGGCGTGGTTATTGATGCCGTCGCCAGCGAAATGGTTGATGCCTCCTTAGACTGGATCATGACTTATTTCGGCAGGGAGTTGCGACGAGAAAACAAGGCACTCAAACCACGCAGATATTCCGCCGGCTATGGCGATTTTGGGCTCGAAAATCAGGCCACGATGTTTCGTCTCCTGGACCTTTCGCGTCTCGGGGTGCAGATTACCGCGAGTTTTTTACTCATACCGGAAAAATCAGTAACGGCCATTGCGGGCGTAATAAGTTCATAA
- a CDS encoding 3-isopropylmalate dehydratase small subunit — protein MKFHGQVWKFGDNIDTDAIIPARYLNTSDSQVLAAHCMEDADPGFVKKISPGDIIVAGNNFGCGSSREHAPIAIKVAGLSCVIARSFARIFYRNSFNMGLPIFESADLWDLVADGQEIEVDGDRGSITIIGAEGKTLTVNPIPPFMQELINDGGLMKHIERKRH, from the coding sequence ATGAAATTTCACGGTCAGGTTTGGAAGTTTGGCGACAATATTGATACGGATGCAATTATTCCGGCACGTTATTTAAATACCTCGGATTCTCAGGTTTTAGCGGCGCACTGCATGGAAGACGCCGATCCGGGGTTTGTAAAGAAAATAAGCCCCGGCGACATTATCGTGGCCGGCAATAATTTCGGCTGCGGCTCCTCACGGGAACATGCGCCGATTGCCATCAAGGTGGCGGGGCTTTCCTGCGTGATCGCCCGGAGTTTTGCCCGGATATTTTACCGGAATTCCTTCAACATGGGGCTGCCGATTTTCGAGTCGGCAGATTTATGGGATCTCGTGGCCGACGGCCAGGAAATCGAGGTGGACGGCGACCGGGGCAGTATAACCATTATCGGCGCCGAGGGAAAGACACTGACCGTTAATCCCATCCCGCCCTTCATGCAGGAATTAATCAACGACGGCGGACTGATGAAACATATTGAGCGGAAGCGACATTAA
- the leuC gene encoding 3-isopropylmalate dehydratase large subunit: MGMTITEKILCVHTDLQDVHPGMLINARLDIALGNDITAPIAISEFRKTGAKQVFDKEKVVIVPDHFTPNKDISSAEQSKILRDFAREQSLTHYYEVGEVGVEHALLPEQGVVLPGDLIIGADSHTCTYGALGAFSTGVGSTDFAAAMLTGEAWFKVPETIKVVFHGPLNRWVSGKDLILYLIGLIGVDGALYRALEFTGETVASLNMADRLTIANMAVEAGAKNGIFAPDETTRVYVEKRAKRAYKFYASDADAVYCQVIDIDVSKIEPQVAFPHLPSNTRGISQVGEVKIDQVVIGSCTNGRIEDLRVAAAVLKGRKAAPYVRLIVIPATPEIYRQAMKEGLFDIFLDAKAAVSTPTCGPCLGGYMGILAEGERVVSTTNRNFVGRMGHPGSEVYLTNPAVAAASAILGRIAGPDEL; this comes from the coding sequence ATGGGAATGACCATAACGGAAAAAATACTTTGCGTCCACACAGACTTGCAGGATGTCCATCCCGGCATGTTGATCAATGCCCGGCTGGACATTGCCCTGGGAAACGATATAACGGCGCCGATCGCGATTTCCGAATTCAGGAAAACTGGCGCGAAGCAGGTTTTTGACAAAGAAAAAGTGGTCATTGTACCGGACCACTTTACGCCCAATAAGGATATCAGTTCGGCAGAACAGAGCAAGATCCTGAGAGATTTTGCCCGGGAACAATCCCTGACCCATTACTATGAAGTGGGGGAAGTGGGCGTGGAACATGCGCTCCTGCCGGAACAAGGCGTGGTGCTGCCGGGCGATCTGATCATCGGGGCCGACAGCCACACCTGCACCTACGGAGCCCTGGGGGCCTTTTCCACCGGGGTGGGCAGTACGGATTTTGCCGCTGCCATGCTGACCGGGGAGGCTTGGTTCAAGGTTCCCGAGACGATCAAGGTCGTATTCCATGGCCCTTTGAACAGATGGGTCTCAGGTAAGGACCTGATCCTCTATCTTATTGGCCTCATCGGCGTGGACGGAGCTCTTTACCGGGCGCTGGAGTTTACCGGCGAGACGGTGGCTTCACTGAACATGGCGGATCGCTTGACAATCGCCAATATGGCTGTTGAAGCCGGGGCGAAAAACGGGATTTTTGCCCCTGACGAAACAACGAGGGTCTATGTGGAAAAAAGAGCCAAGCGGGCCTATAAATTTTATGCCTCCGACGCCGATGCCGTCTATTGTCAGGTAATTGACATAGACGTGAGCAAGATTGAGCCGCAGGTGGCCTTTCCCCACCTGCCATCGAATACGCGGGGTATCAGCCAGGTGGGAGAGGTCAAGATTGATCAGGTCGTGATCGGTTCGTGCACCAACGGGAGAATCGAAGATCTGCGCGTCGCCGCCGCAGTCTTGAAGGGGAGGAAGGCAGCCCCCTACGTCCGTCTTATTGTTATCCCCGCCACGCCGGAAATCTACCGACAGGCCATGAAAGAAGGGCTGTTCGATATCTTTCTCGATGCAAAAGCCGCCGTCAGCACGCCTACCTGCGGCCCCTGTCTGGGCGGTTATATGGGAATTCTGGCGGAAGGGGAACGGGTCGTATCCACCACGAACAGGAACTTTGTGGGACGCATGGGGCATCCGGGCAGTGAGGTATACTTGACCAATCCCGCTGTGGCAGCCGCATCGGCGATACTGGGCCGGATTGCCGGACCGGATGAACTGTGA
- a CDS encoding 2-isopropylmalate synthase, whose translation MDARGDRIFIFDTTLRDGEQSPGASMNLDEKLRLARQLEKMGVDIIEAGFPVASEGDFQAVRQIAGEIKVAQVAALARADLADIDRAWEAIAEAAHPRIHTFISSSDIHLKYQLNKTRAQVLKEARAAVKHAAACTPQVEFSPMDATRSDRDYLCEMVEAVIAEGARTVNIPDTVGYATPEEFGRLIAYLFQKVKNIGQAIISVHCHNDLGLAVANSLAAIKNGARQVECTVNGIGERAGNAAMEEVVMALVTRKDVFHCYTGINTEQIYNSSKLLTKITGIQVQPNKAIVGANAFAHESGIHQDGLIKEKTTYEIMTPQSVGISGTHLVLGKHSGRHAIVERLKKLGYVLSKEEVARVFVRFKELADVKKEIFDEDLEAIISEEIFRIEDKYKLVSLTVVSGNVVIPTATMQMEIDMEIIHDAGFGIGPVDATFAAIRKITKTNNFLQQYVVNAITGGSDAQGEVAVHLRYGDHTVVGRGAHPDILVASAKAYINALNRLERLKTEVRKVKFE comes from the coding sequence ATGGATGCAAGAGGAGACAGGATATTCATATTTGACACGACGCTAAGGGACGGCGAACAGTCGCCCGGCGCCAGCATGAACCTCGATGAGAAGCTGCGGCTGGCCCGCCAGTTGGAAAAAATGGGCGTTGATATCATTGAGGCCGGTTTCCCGGTTGCCTCGGAGGGAGATTTTCAGGCCGTGCGCCAGATTGCGGGGGAGATCAAGGTCGCACAGGTGGCTGCCTTGGCACGGGCGGATCTGGCGGATATAGACCGGGCCTGGGAAGCCATTGCCGAAGCGGCCCACCCGCGGATCCACACCTTCATCTCTTCTTCCGACATCCATCTTAAATATCAGCTCAACAAGACGCGGGCACAGGTGTTAAAAGAGGCCCGGGCGGCGGTGAAGCATGCCGCGGCCTGTACGCCGCAGGTGGAATTCTCCCCGATGGATGCCACCCGTTCCGACCGGGACTATCTGTGCGAGATGGTGGAGGCCGTCATTGCCGAGGGCGCCAGGACGGTGAATATTCCCGATACAGTGGGATATGCCACTCCCGAAGAATTCGGCCGGCTGATTGCCTACCTGTTTCAGAAGGTAAAAAACATCGGCCAGGCGATCATCTCCGTCCACTGCCACAACGATCTGGGGCTGGCGGTGGCCAACTCCCTGGCGGCGATCAAGAACGGCGCCCGGCAGGTGGAGTGTACCGTAAACGGCATCGGCGAGCGGGCGGGCAACGCCGCTATGGAAGAAGTGGTGATGGCGCTGGTAACCAGGAAGGACGTATTCCATTGTTACACGGGCATCAATACGGAGCAGATCTACAATTCCTCCAAGCTTCTGACCAAGATTACAGGCATCCAAGTCCAGCCGAACAAGGCCATTGTGGGCGCCAATGCCTTTGCCCACGAATCGGGGATTCATCAGGACGGACTGATCAAGGAAAAAACCACTTATGAGATCATGACCCCGCAGTCGGTGGGAATCTCGGGCACCCACCTGGTGCTGGGGAAACATTCGGGACGGCATGCAATTGTCGAGCGGCTCAAGAAGCTGGGCTACGTCCTGTCCAAAGAAGAGGTGGCCCGGGTCTTTGTCCGTTTCAAAGAACTGGCGGATGTCAAAAAAGAGATTTTTGACGAAGATCTGGAAGCGATTATTTCCGAAGAGATCTTCCGCATCGAGGACAAATACAAGCTGGTTTCCCTGACGGTGGTCAGTGGCAATGTCGTCATCCCGACGGCGACCATGCAGATGGAGATTGACATGGAAATCATCCATGATGCCGGTTTCGGCATCGGTCCAGTGGATGCCACCTTTGCCGCCATCAGAAAGATCACCAAAACCAATAATTTTCTGCAGCAATATGTGGTCAATGCCATCACCGGGGGGAGTGATGCCCAGGGGGAGGTGGCTGTGCATTTAAGATACGGCGACCACACCGTCGTGGGGCGGGGCGCGCACCCGGATATTCTGGTGGCCTCGGCCAAGGCCTACATCAATGCCTTAAACCGGCTCGAGCGTTTGAAGACGGAGGTCAGGAAAGTTAAATTTGAATAA
- a CDS encoding 3-isopropylmalate dehydrogenase — protein sequence MSAKKTYKIAVLPGDGTGPEVINEGLKVFQAVAAAETISFDLVHYDLGGERYKKTGDILPDSVLAELRQFDAIYLGAIGHPDVRPGILEKGLLLRLRFELDQYINLRPVKLYPNVPCPLRDKGPRDIDFVVVRENTEGLYAGAGGTLKKGTPDEVATQESINTRKGVERCLRYAFKLAQKRAKAKKLTLCGKTNVLTYAWDLWERAFHEVAGDYPDVKTDYAHVDATCMWMVKNPEWFDVIVTDNLFGDIITDLGAMIQGGMGIAAGGNINPEGVSMFEPIGGSAPKYTGQNIINPLAAICAGGMMLDTLGEEKAGRRVEAVVVKLLESGKLKSLDAGKMGMSTSEIGDWAATHV from the coding sequence ATGAGTGCTAAGAAAACATATAAGATAGCGGTTCTGCCGGGCGATGGAACAGGACCGGAGGTTATCAATGAGGGGCTGAAGGTTTTCCAGGCCGTGGCGGCGGCGGAGACGATTTCCTTTGACCTGGTCCACTACGATCTGGGTGGGGAACGGTACAAGAAAACAGGCGATATCCTTCCCGATTCCGTGCTGGCCGAATTGCGCCAGTTTGACGCCATCTATCTGGGCGCGATCGGCCATCCCGATGTCAGGCCCGGGATTCTGGAAAAGGGGCTGCTCCTGCGCCTGCGCTTTGAGCTGGACCAGTACATCAACCTGAGACCCGTGAAGCTCTATCCCAATGTCCCCTGCCCGCTCCGGGATAAAGGCCCCCGCGATATAGACTTTGTCGTCGTGCGGGAAAATACGGAGGGTCTTTACGCCGGGGCCGGCGGCACGCTGAAAAAAGGCACGCCCGATGAGGTCGCCACCCAGGAATCAATCAATACAAGAAAAGGGGTGGAACGCTGCCTGCGCTACGCCTTCAAGCTGGCCCAAAAGCGGGCCAAGGCCAAAAAGCTCACCCTCTGCGGCAAAACAAATGTCTTGACCTACGCCTGGGATCTCTGGGAACGGGCCTTCCACGAAGTCGCCGGTGATTATCCCGATGTAAAGACGGACTATGCCCATGTTGATGCGACCTGCATGTGGATGGTTAAAAATCCGGAATGGTTTGACGTGATTGTGACGGACAACCTGTTCGGCGATATTATCACGGATCTGGGCGCCATGATTCAAGGCGGAATGGGTATCGCTGCGGGGGGAAACATCAATCCCGAAGGCGTCTCCATGTTCGAACCCATCGGCGGCTCGGCGCCCAAATATACGGGACAAAACATCATCAATCCGCTGGCGGCCATCTGCGCCGGCGGGATGATGCTGGACACCCTGGGAGAAGAAAAGGCCGGTCGGCGCGTCGAAGCAGTGGTGGTGAAACTCCTGGAAAGCGGGAAATTGAAAAGCCTCGATGCCGGAAAAATGGGCATGAGTACGAGTGAAATCGGCGACTGGGCCGCGACCCATGTCTAA
- a CDS encoding DUF4337 domain-containing protein, whose product MVEEKKETWLNYLAITTVIFAVCATLSTLRGGSFSTRSVMSQSQASDQWSYFQAKSIKGYMYELQKERFELELKSSRQPPAVQAEYEKKIAGYAQKIQVYDTEKTDIKKKAEGLELLRDESQLHAAAFGVAAMFLQIGILLSSIAALMKKKLFWFIGVGAGSLGLLYFCNGFFQFMK is encoded by the coding sequence ATGGTGGAAGAAAAGAAAGAAACCTGGCTTAACTATCTGGCTATTACAACGGTCATTTTTGCGGTCTGCGCTACCCTTTCGACCCTGAGGGGAGGTTCCTTCTCCACGCGGTCGGTGATGTCCCAGTCCCAGGCGTCGGATCAGTGGTCCTATTTTCAGGCGAAGAGCATCAAGGGCTATATGTATGAGCTGCAGAAGGAGCGGTTCGAACTGGAGCTTAAATCGTCACGGCAGCCACCTGCCGTTCAGGCCGAATACGAGAAAAAGATTGCCGGTTATGCCCAGAAAATCCAGGTTTACGATACGGAAAAGACGGATATAAAAAAGAAAGCGGAGGGCCTCGAATTGCTGCGCGACGAATCGCAATTGCATGCGGCGGCCTTTGGCGTGGCGGCCATGTTTCTGCAAATCGGCATCCTGCTTTCTTCGATTGCAGCGCTCATGAAGAAGAAATTATTCTGGTTTATCGGGGTGGGGGCCGGAAGCCTCGGGCTCCTCTATTTCTGTAACGGATTTTTCCAGTTCATGAAATAG
- a CDS encoding cyclic nucleotide-binding domain-containing protein, which produces MFQIASYETFQDGQVIFEEGSNGDWIYVVDEGEVEISKKVGGQRIVVETLDEGDVFGEMAYIDKEPRSATATAKGTAVVGIIDRDFFDSEFNKISADFQKILKTVAFRLRKVTQKSVEPQDGKGD; this is translated from the coding sequence ATGTTTCAGATCGCATCTTATGAGACGTTCCAGGATGGGCAGGTCATTTTCGAAGAGGGGTCAAATGGCGACTGGATTTATGTCGTGGACGAGGGTGAAGTCGAAATATCCAAAAAAGTTGGCGGCCAGAGGATAGTCGTCGAGACCTTGGATGAGGGTGACGTATTCGGCGAGATGGCCTATATTGACAAGGAACCACGGTCCGCAACGGCTACTGCCAAGGGAACGGCGGTGGTGGGCATTATTGACCGGGACTTCTTTGACAGTGAATTCAACAAGATATCCGCCGACTTCCAGAAAATTCTCAAAACGGTAGCATTCCGCCTCAGGAAAGTTACCCAGAAGTCTGTGGAGCCGCAGGATGGAAAAGGCGATTAA